In the Agromyces flavus genome, CGACGCCGACGGCGGGCTCGACCAGCGCTCGGATGCGCCGTTCCGCAATGCGCACGTGCGTCCTGCCGACGCGGCATCCGTCGACGCCCTGCATCGGGCCTCGCGCGCGACCCTCGACATCGGCTCGATGCTCGCCTCGCCCGGCCCGGCGAAGCTCATCGGCACGCGCTTCAACCGGCACACGTTCTGGTGCGGACAGTCCGGGTCGGGCAAGACGTACGCACTCGGCGTCGTGCTCGAGCAGCTGATCGCCCACACGGCATTGCCGGTCGTCGTGTTCGACCCGAATTCCGACTTCGTGCGGCTCGGCGAGCGGCGCGAGGGCGTGACCGGGCCGGATGCCGCGGCGCTCGCCGAGCGGAACATCCGGGTGCTGCGCCCGAACGGGCCCGACCCGCTGCTCGTCCACTTCCGCTCCCTTCCCATCGAGGCGAAGGCCGCGATCCTGCGCCTCGACCCCGTCGCCGACGCGCGGGAGTTCAACACGCTGCTGCACTCCGACGCGGTCGCGACGGCGCTCGACAAGGACACCCTGCTCGGGCAGCTCCGGGCGTCCGACGACCCCGGCCGCCAGGCGCTCGCGACGCGCATCGACAACCTCGGCATGCTCGAGTGGGAGGTGTGGGCGGGCGAGCGCACGCCCGTGAACGAGGTCATCGCCGAGCGGCCGGATGCCACGGTGCTCGACCTCGGCGGGTTCTCGACGCCCGATCAGCACCTGTCGGTCGCGATCTCGGTGCTCGACGACCTGTGGGCGCGCCGCGCCGAGCGCCGGCCCGTCCTGCTCGTGATCGACGAGGCGCACAACCTGTGCTCGCCCGACCTCGTCACCCCGCTCGCGGTCGCGGTGCGCGAGCGGATCATCCAGATCGCGGCCGAAGGACGCAAATACGGCCTGTGGCTGCTGCTGTCGACGCAGCGGCCCTCGAAGATCCATGCGGGGATCATCTCGCAGTGCGACAACCTCGCGGTCATGAAGATGAGCTCGCCGGGCGACCTCGCGCAGCTCGGGTCGTACTTCGGGGTCGCGCCCGCCGGGCTGCTCGCCATGTCGCCGTGGTTCCGCCAGGGCGAGGCGCTGTTCGCGGGCGGGTTCGTGCCCGCCCCGACGCTCGTGAAGATGGGGTCACGGCTCACGCCCGAAGGCGGCAGCGACGTGGGCGTGCCGATGCGCTGAGCGTCTCAGACGAGGTCTTTGCGGAACCAGTGGTCGGCGTAGAACTCGTCGTTGAAGGCGGGCACCTCGGCGTAGCCCGAGGCGCGGTACATCGCGATCGCCTCGGTGAGGCTCGCGTTCGTCTCGAGCGTCGTGGCGACGCAGCCGCGCTCCCGCGCGGCCGCTTCGAGCGCCGCGAGCAGGCGCCCGCCGACGCCCATCCCCCGCACGTCGTCGGCGACCCACATCCGCTTGAGGTAGCCCGTGCCGTCGGGTTCGAACAGCACGCCGCCGCAGCCGATCGCCCGCCCGTGCAGCCGGGCGAGCAGGAACGCGCCGTGCGGCTCGGCGAACTCGTCGGTGCCGGGATGCAGGCTCCGCCCGACGTCGAACCCGTGCGGGAACCGGCGTGCGAGCTCGTCGTAGTACCGGTCGAGGCAGGTGCGCGCGTCGGCCGACGCGGCATCCGCCCGCTCGATCACCACCTGACCGGCGTCGAGCAGCCTGGCCACGGTCGCCATGGCCTCCACGAGCCGAGCGCGTCGCGCCGGCGGCAGGGGGTCGAGCACGGATGCGGCGAGCCGGTCGCTCGCGGCGTCGAGCCGCTCGAGCTCCGCGCGGCCGGCGTCGGTCAGCGTCGCACGGCGCACGCGCGCGTCGCCCCGAGCACCCGTGACGTCCACGAGTCCCTCGGACTCGAGCCCGCGCAGCAGGCGGCTCAGGTAGCCCGAGTCGAGGCCGAGCCGCGCGCGCAGCTCGCGCACGTCGGCGCCCGGGCGACCGATCTCCCACAGCAGGCGCGAGGCTCCGAGCGACCGGCCGCGAGCGAGGTAGGTCTCCTCGAGCGCGCCCACGCGCTCGGTCACCGTGCGGTTGAAGGCGCGCACGGTCGCGACGGGATCGAGGGCGACATCCGATGCCATTCTCTGACTCTAGTCAGTGATCTGACGGCGTCAAGGCGGGCGTGACGAAGCGGATGCCGCGGGGTGGAGCCCCGCGACATCCGCTCGCCTCATCGCTTCCCGGCGATGCCTAGAGGAACCGGGCGTACGCGCCGATCGTCAGGAACGTCGGGAACTCCGGCTCGAGCGCGACCGATCGGAACACCGAGATCGCGTCGTCGAAGCGGTCGCCCCCGAAGCGGGGCAGGTCGGCTACGGCCTGTGCCATGATCCGCACGATCGACGTCTGGTCGATGCGCGTGCCCTCGGCGGTGACGGTGTTGTCGTGCAGCCACTGCCACACCTGCGAACGCGAGATCTCCGCGGTCGCGGCGTCCTCCATGAGGTTGTCGATGGCCGCGGCGCCGGTCCCTCGGAGCCACGACTCGACGTACCGGATAGTGATCGAGATGTTGTCGTAGACGCCGGCCTCGGTCACCTCGCCACCGCCCGACGGGATGTCGAGCAGGTCGGCCGCGGTCACGTGCACGTCGTCGCGCAGGCGATCGACCTGATTCGGTCGGTCGCCCAGCACGGCGTCGAACTCGGCGCGGGCCGTGGCGATGAGGTCGGGGTGCGCGACCCAGGTGCCGTCGAAGCCGTCGGTCGCCTCGCGGCGCTTGTCGGCCGACACCGCGGCGAGCGCACGCTCGGTCACCTCGGGGTCGCGGCGGTTCGGGATGAACGCGCTCATGCCGCCGATCGCGTGCGCGCCGCGCTTGTGGCACGTCTGCACCAGCAGCTCGGTGTAGGCCCGCATGAACGGCACCGTCATCGTGATCGACTTGCGGTCGGGCATGACCCACCGGCGACCCCGCGAGCGGAACGTCTTCACGATCGAGAAGATGTAGTCCCACCGGCCGGCGTTCAGGCCCGCGCAGTGGTCGCGCAGTTCGTAGAGGATCTCGTCCATCTGGAACGCGGCCTGGATCGTCTCGATGAGCACGGTCGCGCGGACGGTGCCGTGCGGGATGCCGACGTACTCCTCCGCGAACGTGAAGATGTCGTTCCACAGCTTCGCCTCGCGGTGCGACTCGAGCTTCGGCAGGTAGAAGTACGGGCCGCGGCCGGCGGCGATGAGCGCCGTGGCGTTATGGAAGAAGTACAGGCCGAAGTCGACGAGCGAGCCCGACGCGTGCATCGCGCGCCCCGCGCGGTCGTGGAACCGCAGGTGCTTCTCGACGAGGTGCCAGCCACGCGGGCGGAAGACGATCGTCGGCGTCTCCGTCGCCGTGACGCGGTACTCCTTGCCCTCGGGACTCGTGTACTCGAGGTTGCCGCGCAGGAAGTCGAACAGGCTCAGCTGACCCTCGACCACGTTCGTCCAGGTCGGGCTCGTCGCGTCCTCGTGGTCGGCGAGCCAGACCTTCGCACCCGAGTTCAGCGCGTTGATCGCCATCTTCCGGTCGGTCGGCCCGGTGATCTCGACGCGGCGGTCCTCGAGTCCGGGGCCGGGGCCGGCGACGCGCCACGAGGCGTCGTCGCGGATCCACTCGGTCTCGGGCAGGAACTTCGGGTCGCGGCCGTTCGCGGCGTCGACGCGGGTCTGCAGGCGGATGGCGAGCAGCTCGTGGCGGGTGTGCGCGAAACGGTCGTGCAGCGCGGCGAGGAATTCGAGCGCCTCGGGCGTCAGGATCTCCTCGTACCGCTCGCCGTACGGCGCCGTGACCTCGAGGTGCGGCTGCACGGTCTCGAAGGCGGGGGCGGTGCGGGCGGGTCGCGGCTGGTGCGTGGTGGGTCGGTCGATCGTGATGGTCATGGTCTCGTCTCCTTGGTCTCGTGGGGGTCGAGAAGGGCCGGAGCGGCCTCCTCGACCCGCGAGATTGGTCAGTGCTGGAACTGCTCTTCCTCGGTCGATCCGACGAGGGCGAGGGTCGCGCTCGTGGGGTTCAGCGCCGTGGCGATCTGGTCGAAATAGCCGGTGCCGACCTCGCGCTGGTGGCGCGTGGCGGTGTACCCGGCCGCCTCCGAGGCGAATTCCGCCTCCTGGAGCTCGACGTAGGCCGACATGTGACGCTCGCTGTAGTCCTTGGCGAGCGTGAACATGCCGTGGTTCAGGGAGTGGAAGCCCGCGAGGGTGATGAACTGGAACGCGTAGCCCATCGACGCGAGCTCGCGCTGGAACTTCGCGATCTGGTCGTCGTCGAGGTGGCGCTTCCAGTTGAACGAGGGCGAGCAGTTGTAGCTCAGGCGCTTGCCCGGGAACTTCGCGTGCACGGCCTCGGCGAAGCGGCGGGCGAGGTCGAGGTCGGGCTCGGCCGACTCGACCCAGAGCAGGTCGGCGTACTCGGCGTACGCGAGGCCGCGCGCGATGACCGGCTCGATGCCGTTCTGCACGTTGTAGAAGCCCTCGGCGGTGCGCTCGCCGGTCACGAACGGGCGGTCGCGCTCGTCGTGGTCGCTCGTGAGCAGGGTCGCCGCGAGCGCGTCGGTGCGGGCGATGATGATCGAGGGCACGCCCGCGACATCCGCCGCCAACCGCGCCGCGTTGATCGTGCGGATGTGCTGGGAGGTCGGAACGAGCACCTTCCCGCCCATGTGGCCGCACTTCTTCTCGCTCGCGAGCTGGTCCTCCCAGTGCACACCCGCGGCGCCCGCCTCGATCATCTGGTGCATGAGCTCGTAGGCGTTGAGCGGGCCGCCGAAGCCGGCCTCGGCGTCGGCGACGATCGGCGCCATCCAGTCCCGGTCGTCGGTTCCCTGCTCGACCTGGCCGGCGCGCAGCAGGGCGTTGTTGATGCGGCGCACGACGGCCGGCACCGAGTTCGCGGGGTAGAGCGACTGGTCGGGGTAGGTCTGGCCGCTGAGGTTGGCGTCGGCGGCGACCTGCCAGCCCGAGAGGTAGATCGCCTTCAGGCCCGCGCGCACCTGCTGCACGGCCTGGTTGCCGGTGAGGGCGCCGAGCGCGGCCGACCACTCCGGGTCCTCCATGCGCTCGAAGGCCGTGCCGGTGTTCTTCCGGATGTCCTCCCACAGCTTCTCGGCGCCGCGACGCGCGAGCGTGCGCTCCTCGCGGACCGGGCCGCGCAGGGCGATCACGTCCTCGGCCGTGTAGTCGCGCTCGACGCCCTCCCAGCGCGGGTCGGCGTCCCACTCGAGCTGCAGTTCGGCAGCGGTCTGGGTCTGGTCGCCGGGGCGGTTCTCGGTGCTCATCGTCGTGCTCCTTCGGTGCGATGGATGTCTCGTGCGTCCCGTCGAGCGGGGTACGCCGTGGTCCGTGGCATCCATGCTGCGGGGCGCGCAACCACTTCCACCGGCCGATCCGGGGGTGAACTTTCCCGGTTCTTCCGCCTTGCGGAACTCCCCGGGCCGCTGCGGTGGAATCGGACGCGAACGAGCAGAATGGAGGGCGTGACCCACGACGAAGAGGTGGGCGGCACCCGGCGCGATCAGGCTCGCGCCCGCGCCCGAAGCACCCGCGCCCGGCGGCTCGGGACGGCCGGGCTCGCGCTCTTCGTCATCGGACCGGTGCTCGGGCTCGCCCTCGTCGTCCTCGGCGTCGTGCTCGCATTCGGGGACGTGCCGTGGTGGCCGCTCGCGATCATCGCCGCCGTCGTCATCGGGCTGGTGTTGCATCACATCGGGCTGCGGATGCTGCTCGTCGCGGAGGAGGCCAGGACGCCGGCGCCCCCGGACCCGGACCCGTCCGACGCGAAGCTCGACGGGCCGGCGACGGATCAGGCGTCGCCGGCGCGGACCAACCCCGATTCGTAGGTCCCCGGTTACCGGCGCGTGACGAACGGCCGGACGTTCTGCGCGTCCGCGGGTGCCGCCCGGATGGTTCGTCCGGTTCTCCGGCGGGGAATTGCACACGCGGCCAATACGTCGTTGAATGGCCGGACGCGACGTGGCGGCAGGAAAACCGGGAGGTGCCAGGAGTGACAGCGGCGACCGAGGCGATGACGGCCTCACCGACGGATGAGCGCCGAGGCGCAGCGGGCTCGGTGGACCTGGACCGCGTGATCAAGCGATACGGCGAGGCGACGGCCGTCGACGGCGTGACCCTCTCCATCGAGCCGGGCGAGTTCATCTCGCTGCTCGGTCCGTCGGGCTGCGGCAAGACGACGACCCTGCGCATGATCGCGGGCTTCGAGCAGCCGGATGGCGGCGACATCCGCATCTCCGGACAGTCCGTCCTGGGCGCGCCGCCGTATCGGCGCGACGTGAACACCGTGTTCCAGGCGTATGCGCTGTTCCCCCACATGTCGGTCGCCGAGAACGTCGCCTACGGACTGCAGCAGCGCCGCACACCCAAGGCGGAGCTGCGCGACCGCGTGTCGCAGGCGCTCGACCTCGTGCAGATGCGCCGCTTCGCCGATCGCAAGTCGACGCAGCTCTCGGGCGGTCAGCAGCAGCGCGTCGCCCTCGCGCGTGCGCTCGTGAACCGGCCCGCCGTGCTGCTGCTCGATGAGCCGCTCGGCGCCCTCGACCGCCAGCTGCGCGAGGAGATGCAGCTCGAGCTCAAGCTGCTGCAGTCGCGGCTCGGGATCACGTTCGTCTTCGTCACGCACGACCAGGGCGAGGCGCTCTCGATGAGCGACCGCATCGCCATCATGCGCGACGGACGCATCGAGCAGCTCGCCGACGCCGACACGATCTATGCGCGTCCCGCCTCGGCGTACGTCGCCGCGTTCGTCGGCCAGCAGAACTTCTTCCGCGGAACCGCCAGCGAGGGCGGGTCGGCGGTGTCCTCCGAGCACGCGCTCGTGCGCGGCATCCGCTCGGGATCGGACGCCGCGGACACGCTGGCCGAGGGCGCACCCGCGCAGGCCGCGGTGCGGCCGGAGTACGTGCGGATCGAGGCCGAGTCCGCCGGGGTGGCCGGAGCCGTCGACGGCGCGAACGTCGCTCGCGGCACGCTGCTCGGCGTCGCGCACCTCGGCGAGACCATGCAGTACCTGGTCCGCCTCGGCGACGACCAGAGCCTCATCGCGCGGCGACCCACGCCCGAGGCACCCGACCTCGCGGTCGGCGACGCCGTGCGATGCAGCTGGAGCGCCGAGAGCGTGCTCCTCTTCCCGGCCGACGGCGCGGCCGACGAGGGCGGATACGTCGCCCCGCCGACCCGCTGACCTTCGACCCCGCACGTCCGACGCACCCCCAACCCTGAGGAGACCCGAATGAGCCAGCCGCGCACCCCCGTCCGCATCCTCGCCTCGACCACGGCGGCGAGGGCCATCACCGCCGAGCTGAGCCGTCGGCGCTTCCTCGCCGCCGCTGCGGCCGCCGGCGCCACGAGCCTGCTCGCCGCCTGCTCGACCGGCGGCGGCACGTCGAGCGCACCGCAGGCCACGGGCGGCGAGCTCGAGGACAGCCTCTCGATCTACACGTGGGGCGACTACGACGCCCCCGACGTGCTCGAGGGGTTCACCGCCGACCTCGGGCCCACCATCCAGATGGACTCCTTCGGCTCGAACGAGGAGCTCATCTCCAAGCTCGTCGCGGCCAAGGGCAGCTCGGGCTACGACATCATCGTGCCGACCGGCGTCTTCATCCCGCAGATGATCGAGAACGGACTGCTCTCGAAGCTCAACAAGGATCTCATCCCGAACCTGCAGCACGTCGACGACGCCTACCTCGGCCGCGCGTGGGACCCCGACAACGACTACTCCATCTGCAAGGCGTGGGGCACGACGGGCTACGTCTACGACACCACGGTCATCACCCGCGAGCTCTCGACCTGGGCCGACTTCCTGGATGCCGCGCAGAACGAGGCGAGCGGCAAGACCAGCGTCCTGGACGACCCGGGCGACCTGACCGGCATGTACTTCTGGGCCAACGGCATCGACTGGAACACGACCGACGAGGCCGACCTCGCCGCGGCCGAGGAGTACCTCGTGAACTCGCTCGCCCCGCACGTCTCGGCGTTCGACTCGTACCCCGGCGGCGCCGCGATCCCGCAGGCCACGCACGTGCTCATGCAGGCGTGGAACGGCGACGCGCGCATCGGCATGCTCGAGGGCGGCGAGCCCGACCGCTGGAAGTGGGTCTTCCCCGGCCCCGAGACCGAGATCTGGATGGACAACTGGGCGATCGCCGCGGGCGCACCGCACCCCGAGGCCGCGCACGCGTTCATCGACTACGTCCTCAGCCCCGAGAACTCCCTCGCCGAGCTCGACTACATCGGGTACCACACGGGCGGCAAGGACATCGAGCAGGCCGCGGCCGACGCCGGGCTGCCCATGCTCGACCTCGTGTTCTTCACGCCCGAGCAGCTCGAGACCATGCGCGAGGGCGAGGTCAACGAGGCCCAGCAGGTGCGCGTCGACATCTGGAACAAGACGAAGGCCGCGGCGGGGGCATAGTGCGAGCGCTGCGCATGCCGCGCTTCGCCCTCGCGATCCCCGCGTGGGCGTGGCTGGTCGTCTTCTTCGTCGCCCCCGTGGCGATGGTCGTGTACTTCAGCTTCGGCTACAAGCCGGGCATCTTCGGGACGCACGCGACCGACGTGCTGTCGTTCGACCGGTACGCCGAGGCGCTGTCGCCGACCTTCTTCCAGACGTTCACCAACACGCTGTGGGTCGGCATCGCGGGCACGCTCCTGTGCCTCGTGATCGGCCTGCCGGTGGCGTACTGGATGGCGGTGAAGGTGCCGGCCTCGCGGCGCGGCCTGCTGCTCGCGCTCGTCATGGTGCCGTTCTGGACGAACTTCCTCGTCCGCACGATCGGCTGGCAGGTCATCCTCGCTCCCGAGGGCTGGGTGTCGACGCTGCTGCAGGCCGTCGGCGTCACGGATGGCCCGCTCGAGGTGCTGTACACGAGGACCGCGGTGCTCATCGGCGTGGTCTACAACTACCTGCCGCTCATGATCCTGCCGCTCTTCGTCGCGTTCGACCGGGTCGGCGGCCCGCTGCGCGAGGCCTCGAAGGACCTCGGCGCGGGCCGGGTGCGCACGTTCCTGCGGGTCACGCTGCCGCTCGCCCGGCCGGGCGTGATCGCGGGCGTGCTGCTGGTGTTCATCCCGCTCATGGGCGACTACATCACGGCGACCGTCCTGGGCGGCGCGCGCGGCAACATGGTCGGCCAACTCGTCGCGAGCCAGTTCCAGACCGCGCAGAACTGGGCGCTCGGTTCGGCGATGGCGGTGCTGCTCATCCTCGTGATCATGCTCACCGTCGCGGTGGGCGGCGTGATCGTGTGGCTCGTCTCGCTGCCGTTCCGGATGCGGAACCGGCTGGTGCTCGGCGATCCGCCGTCCGACCGCACCGCCGGTCCCAGCGGCCCGGATTCCACGGGGCACGTCGCCGAGACCGCCGGCCCGTCGTCCCGCACCCCTCAGGAGGTGACCGCATGAAGCAGCGGTCGTGGTCGGATGTCGCGCTCGCCGTCTGGGGCGTCGCGGTGTTCGCCTTCCTGTTCCTCCCCATCGCGGTGATCATCGCGTCGTCGTTCAACACCGGGCGGCTGCTCGTCGCCTGGGACGGCTTCGGGTTCGACGCGTTCACGGCGCTCGTCGCCAAGCCCGCCATCCGAGACGCGGTGCTCGTGTCCATCCAGACCGGCTTCATCGCCGCGGTGCTCGCGACGCTGCTCGGCACCCTCGCGGGCATCGCGATGGCGCGTCATCCGGGCCGCTGGGCCCTGTGGTTCATCGGGTTGCTGCTGCTCGTGTCGGTCACGCCCGAGATCGTCGACGCGGTGGCGCTGCTGCCGTGGCTCGTGTTCCTGGGGCAGGACCTCGGCCTCGGCGTCTTCAGCGACGGCATCGTGCGGCTCGTGATCGGGCACTCGCTGTTCTCGATCGCGGTCGTCTCGTACATCGTGCGCGCCCGGCTGGTCGGGCTCGAGGCGCAGCTCGAGGAGGCATCGGCCGACCTCTACGCGAGGCCGTTCACGAC is a window encoding:
- a CDS encoding ATP-binding protein, coding for MSGVLAASVDGRSFTTSEGEGAPTGTLVRLETPEGAWLGLVEAVAPDGAEVGRVLGVLDADGGLDQRSDAPFRNAHVRPADAASVDALHRASRATLDIGSMLASPGPAKLIGTRFNRHTFWCGQSGSGKTYALGVVLEQLIAHTALPVVVFDPNSDFVRLGERREGVTGPDAAALAERNIRVLRPNGPDPLLVHFRSLPIEAKAAILRLDPVADAREFNTLLHSDAVATALDKDTLLGQLRASDDPGRQALATRIDNLGMLEWEVWAGERTPVNEVIAERPDATVLDLGGFSTPDQHLSVAISVLDDLWARRAERRPVLLVIDEAHNLCSPDLVTPLAVAVRERIIQIAAEGRKYGLWLLLSTQRPSKIHAGIISQCDNLAVMKMSSPGDLAQLGSYFGVAPAGLLAMSPWFRQGEALFAGGFVPAPTLVKMGSRLTPEGGSDVGVPMR
- a CDS encoding helix-turn-helix domain-containing GNAT family N-acetyltransferase; the protein is MASDVALDPVATVRAFNRTVTERVGALEETYLARGRSLGASRLLWEIGRPGADVRELRARLGLDSGYLSRLLRGLESEGLVDVTGARGDARVRRATLTDAGRAELERLDAASDRLAASVLDPLPPARRARLVEAMATVARLLDAGQVVIERADAASADARTCLDRYYDELARRFPHGFDVGRSLHPGTDEFAEPHGAFLLARLHGRAIGCGGVLFEPDGTGYLKRMWVADDVRGMGVGGRLLAALEAAARERGCVATTLETNASLTEAIAMYRASGYAEVPAFNDEFYADHWFRKDLV
- the aceB gene encoding malate synthase A, translating into MTITIDRPTTHQPRPARTAPAFETVQPHLEVTAPYGERYEEILTPEALEFLAALHDRFAHTRHELLAIRLQTRVDAANGRDPKFLPETEWIRDDASWRVAGPGPGLEDRRVEITGPTDRKMAINALNSGAKVWLADHEDATSPTWTNVVEGQLSLFDFLRGNLEYTSPEGKEYRVTATETPTIVFRPRGWHLVEKHLRFHDRAGRAMHASGSLVDFGLYFFHNATALIAAGRGPYFYLPKLESHREAKLWNDIFTFAEEYVGIPHGTVRATVLIETIQAAFQMDEILYELRDHCAGLNAGRWDYIFSIVKTFRSRGRRWVMPDRKSITMTVPFMRAYTELLVQTCHKRGAHAIGGMSAFIPNRRDPEVTERALAAVSADKRREATDGFDGTWVAHPDLIATARAEFDAVLGDRPNQVDRLRDDVHVTAADLLDIPSGGGEVTEAGVYDNISITIRYVESWLRGTGAAAIDNLMEDAATAEISRSQVWQWLHDNTVTAEGTRIDQTSIVRIMAQAVADLPRFGGDRFDDAISVFRSVALEPEFPTFLTIGAYARFL
- the aceA gene encoding isocitrate lyase, whose amino-acid sequence is MSTENRPGDQTQTAAELQLEWDADPRWEGVERDYTAEDVIALRGPVREERTLARRGAEKLWEDIRKNTGTAFERMEDPEWSAALGALTGNQAVQQVRAGLKAIYLSGWQVAADANLSGQTYPDQSLYPANSVPAVVRRINNALLRAGQVEQGTDDRDWMAPIVADAEAGFGGPLNAYELMHQMIEAGAAGVHWEDQLASEKKCGHMGGKVLVPTSQHIRTINAARLAADVAGVPSIIIARTDALAATLLTSDHDERDRPFVTGERTAEGFYNVQNGIEPVIARGLAYAEYADLLWVESAEPDLDLARRFAEAVHAKFPGKRLSYNCSPSFNWKRHLDDDQIAKFQRELASMGYAFQFITLAGFHSLNHGMFTLAKDYSERHMSAYVELQEAEFASEAAGYTATRHQREVGTGYFDQIATALNPTSATLALVGSTEEEQFQH
- a CDS encoding ABC transporter ATP-binding protein — encoded protein: MTAATEAMTASPTDERRGAAGSVDLDRVIKRYGEATAVDGVTLSIEPGEFISLLGPSGCGKTTTLRMIAGFEQPDGGDIRISGQSVLGAPPYRRDVNTVFQAYALFPHMSVAENVAYGLQQRRTPKAELRDRVSQALDLVQMRRFADRKSTQLSGGQQQRVALARALVNRPAVLLLDEPLGALDRQLREEMQLELKLLQSRLGITFVFVTHDQGEALSMSDRIAIMRDGRIEQLADADTIYARPASAYVAAFVGQQNFFRGTASEGGSAVSSEHALVRGIRSGSDAADTLAEGAPAQAAVRPEYVRIEAESAGVAGAVDGANVARGTLLGVAHLGETMQYLVRLGDDQSLIARRPTPEAPDLAVGDAVRCSWSAESVLLFPADGAADEGGYVAPPTR
- a CDS encoding polyamine ABC transporter substrate-binding protein codes for the protein MSQPRTPVRILASTTAARAITAELSRRRFLAAAAAAGATSLLAACSTGGGTSSAPQATGGELEDSLSIYTWGDYDAPDVLEGFTADLGPTIQMDSFGSNEELISKLVAAKGSSGYDIIVPTGVFIPQMIENGLLSKLNKDLIPNLQHVDDAYLGRAWDPDNDYSICKAWGTTGYVYDTTVITRELSTWADFLDAAQNEASGKTSVLDDPGDLTGMYFWANGIDWNTTDEADLAAAEEYLVNSLAPHVSAFDSYPGGAAIPQATHVLMQAWNGDARIGMLEGGEPDRWKWVFPGPETEIWMDNWAIAAGAPHPEAAHAFIDYVLSPENSLAELDYIGYHTGGKDIEQAAADAGLPMLDLVFFTPEQLETMREGEVNEAQQVRVDIWNKTKAAAGA
- a CDS encoding ABC transporter permease; its protein translation is MPRFALAIPAWAWLVVFFVAPVAMVVYFSFGYKPGIFGTHATDVLSFDRYAEALSPTFFQTFTNTLWVGIAGTLLCLVIGLPVAYWMAVKVPASRRGLLLALVMVPFWTNFLVRTIGWQVILAPEGWVSTLLQAVGVTDGPLEVLYTRTAVLIGVVYNYLPLMILPLFVAFDRVGGPLREASKDLGAGRVRTFLRVTLPLARPGVIAGVLLVFIPLMGDYITATVLGGARGNMVGQLVASQFQTAQNWALGSAMAVLLILVIMLTVAVGGVIVWLVSLPFRMRNRLVLGDPPSDRTAGPSGPDSTGHVAETAGPSSRTPQEVTA
- a CDS encoding ABC transporter permease; protein product: MKQRSWSDVALAVWGVAVFAFLFLPIAVIIASSFNTGRLLVAWDGFGFDAFTALVAKPAIRDAVLVSIQTGFIAAVLATLLGTLAGIAMARHPGRWALWFIGLLLLVSVTPEIVDAVALLPWLVFLGQDLGLGVFSDGIVRLVIGHSLFSIAVVSYIVRARLVGLEAQLEEASADLYARPFTTFRRVTLPLAMPAVLAGFLLSFTLSLDNTVIAAFVQVSGTTPWPVYVLSALRSGLRPEIAAVSTIMLVLTLVALALVALVLRRAGDSATQIARTMTGN